One Aethina tumida isolate Nest 87 chromosome 5, icAetTumi1.1, whole genome shotgun sequence genomic window carries:
- the LOC109601394 gene encoding uncharacterized protein LOC109601394 — MSEPAEQPFAQNIFELQCILQNINIRLCARIESGVKQLLAIITSDGEVVLHYTYGEMVPIVKRVPWFSDRNKVIQAVCFDPSATWLLVISVDGSLYIIPALSLVDKKQKIDCKWSLNDVTHFHKHNLTPNVLPTSIVWWQTLDSNQNALVGYENGAIVLISLTDGRYLGCCTITESVKQLCLCQDNSLDTVSLLINGISGQQWRLILEHHNTGYLWPPETSNADDNNKSRLSNLRQLGADKLQLLRQRFSGEGRSSRRDSQTSDSASESSHSHSEHSSGPEPLPRLCDTWFAPQHARNQHLFSAFYRPSSLLTIHAVDVESAPMFVHKLCPNTTYLLLTDKLIYTINEDSDTLSIISSQLSECRLEGDSEFNSDALVARFTVINEKILHVFKLVDLSSVRLRKKDEKKDKVYELPKTIDDINIRKPRIDTCVIVTNNSVYKLIVACSPVRKFVEYVTEENNLEKAEKISIIFGLNLQQLLECCGDLFVSRGSFHSGIILYKQAKVHLLKRVLKLAVSADCRTLLKFVHLCLSASKVDMSMPTKIHIGNLAVMAYTELILRFGGPVRLNNTKDFMNFLCFEEYYDQILAVNVACQAGHWNIVNLLAKSRGLQPEVVSALGQILQSARAPRPTDRDFLMALSEPCLTQSLLIIPQSSQVIFQYIRTNIDSFPLDVLQRLAVQLDPSQPSALPLVGRVFYSGGKKYSSSLDTTLDSIDVENPDRAVLTVKDMIETFLVVLVHLTFKTDTAKYELEFLDKIEMPDDDIEEMPIKQFPDLHPLSCGYEHTAVIRNSNVYTMGVSNSGCLGLGPLLTQSSPPRLVQTLSDLRVKVLSVACGRKHTLALTDHGVYAWGSNSYGQLGLGKFVQESPYPQILHTLAEEKIIDIAAGQYHSMGLTSSGKVYTWGWGIHGQLGHRNCDNQYYPKLMAFSHPIKQVAAGHAHSLVLTCEGKLFGFGSNIFGQLESCQIESNKSTTPVWVLLMPDIYTPIEKVSTAYFHNIAIRADQEVYTWGASPQEVRLFQSKNNNKNQQNGLSLKPPDSWKASVHVYSGINKRPIEQVSVGYRHSAILHNGKILWGKNKNDELSPPKMRDQDNVNLFTQRFLHVACGLDYTMAIDHTGKLLAWGNASMAQTILGKPFDENNKRFASMEGKVAVFKNTRRYIKFPNTLQSNSDNIPIEVPGLPTMAITFNFSDHKLLLSKRQRTYAIRKIENKVLFTPDNRRRSSNPLDLVQQCPDVYFGQKTLHYALELYYGLYDSENLLTNCFNMGNYQAASKIALLDGHYGDSLAFQLMALKEHMKAQNLNLRSTKNSFDNDGQIDLVLKSLQDDLNERNLLLHSSSAEKIMSSSTSPGRILSSSSSLDSIRQWGDDVEHQGGCESPCEMSEMGDIRQNMTQYVQAVTSTESSPPISCVSKLIADSEKAVRQKETDGVLVDSATDTVIKIASTLVEFYITKVHVTENHILMQNILLKCIEFWLSNNLPVAALENVLLKNMDKYFYPLSILLFCKNYGNNDDEIIKENDSKNSACFLKEFSTKFCLQLCSMVLENVNKS, encoded by the exons ATGTCGGAACCAGCTGAACAACCATTTGCACAAAACATATTCGAATTGCAGTGCATtttgcaaaatattaatattaggtTGTGTGCTCGAATTGAAAGTGGTGTTAAACAGTTATTAGCAATTATTACTAG TGATGGAGAGGTTGTATTGCACTACACTTATGGTGAAATGGTTCCAATTGTTAAAAGAGTTCCTTGGTTTTCTGATAGGAATAAGGTGATTCAGGCTGTTTGTTTTGACCCCTCTGCAACTTGGCTATTAGTTATTT ctGTCGATGGTTCTCTATACATAATTCCTGCATTAAGTTTAGtggacaaaaaacaaaaaattgactgTAAATGGTCGTTAAACGACGTAACGCATTTCCATAAGCACAATTTAACTCCCAATGTTTTACCCACAAGTATTGTTTGGTGGCAGACATTAGACAGCAATCAGAATGCTTTGGTTGGTTATGAAAATGGAGCAATTGTATTAATCAGTCTCACCGATGGAAGGTATTTAGGTTGTTGCACAATTACTGAAAGTGTCAAGCAGTTGTGTCTGTGCCAAGATAACAGTTTAGACACAGTTTCATTGCTG ATAAATGGTATAAGTGGACAACAATGGCGTTTAATTTTGGAACACCACAACACTGGCTACCTCTGGCCACCAGAAACTTCAAACGCAGACGACAACAACAAATCTCGCCTCTCCAACTTGCGTCAGCTGGGTGCCGACAAGCTTCAATTGCTAAGACAACGCTTCTCGGGTGAGGGGCGAAGCTCTCGTCGCGACAGTCAAACTAGCGACAGTGCCAGCGAATCCTCTCATTCCCACTCTGAACACTCTTCTGGGCCTGAACCTTTGCCTAGACTGTGCGACACGTGGTTTGCACCTCAACACGCCCGCAATCAACACTTGTTCTCTGCATTTTATCGGCCTTCCAGTTTGCTGACT ATTCACGCTGTTGATGTTGAGTCAGCGCCAATGTTTGTGCACAAACTGTGTCCAAATACAACTTACCTTTTATTAactgacaaattaatttatacaatcaaTGAAGACAGTGATACTTTATCCATTATAAGCTCGCAACTTTCGGAATGTCGTCTAGAAGGCGACTCT GAATTTAATAGCGATGCGTTGGTGGCACGTTTTACAGTTATTAACGAGAAAATCTTGCACGTGTTTAAGTTAGTTGACTTATCATCGGTAAGACTGAGGAAAAAAGacgaaaagaaagataaagtTTATGAATTACCAAAAACTATTGATGATATTAACATAAGGAAACCTAGAATCGACACCTGTGTTATCGTCACAAATAATTCCGTTTATAAACTCATCGTTGC TTGTTCACCGGTTCGTAAGTTTGTTGAGTATGTTACCGAGGAGAACAATCTGGAAAAAGctgaaaaaatatctataatctTCGGCTTAAATCTGCAACAACTGCTGGAATGTTGTGGCGACTTGTTTGTGTCCCGAGGTTCCTTTCACTCCGGCATAATCTTATACAAACAGGCTAAGGTCCACCTGCTGAAACGCGTCCTGAAGCTGGCCGTCTCGGCCGACTGCAGAACGCTACTCAAGTTCGTGCACTTGTGTCTGAGCGCCAGCAAAGTGGACATGTCGATGCCGACGAAAATTCACATTGGAAATTTGGCTGTGATGGCGTATACTGAATTGATATTAAGATTTGGGGGACCTGTTAGACTTAATAATACCAAAGACTTTAT gaattttttatgttttgaagAGTACTACGATCAAATCCTTGCAGTGAACGTTGCCTGCCAGGCGGGGCATTGGAACATTGTTAATCTGCTGGCTAAAAGTAGAGGGTTACAACCGGAAGTGGTTTCGGCACTCGGACAAATCTTACAAAGTGCCCGAGCTCCAAGACCCACAGACAGAGACTTTCTCATGGCACTTTCCGAACCGTGCCTCACCCAAAGTCTGTTAATCATTCCCCAAAGTTCACAGGTGATATTCCAGTACATCCGTACGAACATCGACTCGTTTCCGCTGGATGTGCTGCAACGGTTGGCGGTGCAGCTCGATCCTAGTCAACCAAGTGCTTTGCCTTTAGTGGGGAGAGTGTTCTATAGTGGAGGAAAGAAGTACTCATCCAGTTTGGATACTACACTCGACTCTATCGATGTTGAAAACCCTGATCGAGCGGTACTCACCGTCAAAGACATGATCGAGACATTCCTTGTTGTTCTTGTGCATTTAACTTTCAAGACTGACACAGCAAA gtACGAATTGGAATTTTTGGACAAAATCGAAATGCCAGATGATGATATTGAAGAGATGccaataaaacaattccccGACTTGCATCCGTTGAGCTGTGGCTACGAACACACAGCGGTGATCAGAAACAGCAACGTGTACACGATGGGTGTATCAAATTCCGGTTGTCTAGGCCTAGGGCCACTTTTAACCCAAAGCAGCCCACCAAGACTGGTGCAAACCCTAAGCGATTTAAGAGTAAAGGTCTTAAGCGTCGCGTGCGGAAGGAAGCACACCCTCGCACTCACCGATCACGGCGTGTACGCGTGGGGTTCTAACTCCTACGGACAATTAGGTTTGGGGAAGTTCGTGCAGGAGAGCCCCTACCCTCAAATACTCCACACACTGGCCGAAGAGAAAATCATCGACATTGCAGCCGGTCAGTACCACAGTATGGGCCTCACGTCTTCGGGTAAAGTCTACACTTGGGGTTGGGGCATCCACGGACAGCTAGGACACCGCAACTGTGACAATCAGTACTATCCGAAGTTGATGGCGTTCTCACATCCCATCAAACAAGTTGCAGCCGGACATGCGCACAGTCTCGTACTGACATGCGAGGGAAAACTGTTCGGGTTTGGGTCCAACATTTTCGGGCAGCTGGAGAGTTGCCAAATTGAATCGAACAAGTCGACCACCCCTGTTTGGGTGTTGCTGATGCCTGATATTTATACACCAATTGAAAAAGTGTCAACTGCGTATTTCCATAAT ATCGCTATAAGAGCCGACCAAGAAGTATACACATGGGGAGCAAGTCCTCAAGAGGTGCGTCTGTTCCAAtccaaaaacaacaacaaaaaccaACAGAATGGCCTTAGCCTCAAACCTCCGGATTCGTGGAAAGCGAGCGTACACGTGTACTCCGGGATCAACAAACGACCAATCGAGCAGGTTTCAGTCGGATATAGACATTCGGCTATTTTGCACAACGGCAAGATTCTGTGGGGCAAAAACAAAAACGACGAACTGAGCCCGCCGAAAATGCGGGACCAGGACAACGTCAATTTGTTCACGCAGAGATTTTTGCACGTGGCTTGCGGATTGGATTATACCATGGCAATTGATCATACCGGGAAATTATTGGCCTGGGGCAACGCTTCCATGGCACAG acAATACTGGGCAAACCCTTCGACGAAAACAACAAACGCTTCGCTTCGATGGAAGGTAAAGTCGCTGTCTTTAAAAACACACGCCGCTACATCAAATTCCCAAACACCCTCCAATCCAACTCCGATAATATTCCAATAGAAGTACCAGGTCTGCCCACAATGGCCATCACCTTCAACTTTTCTGATCACAAATTACTTTTGTCTAAACGACAAAGAACTTACGCCATACGTAAAATCGAAAACAAGGTATTATTTACACCAGACAACAGGAGACGATCATCCAACCCCTTGGACCTAGTCCAGCAATGTCCGGATGTTTACTTCGGACAGAAAACTTTGCACTACGCTCTGGAACTTTACTACGGATTGTACGACAGCGAAAATTTGCTAACGAATTGCTTCAATATGGGCAATTATCAAGCTGCCAGCAAGATCGCTCTCTTGGACGGTCACTACGGCGACAGTCTAGCTTTCCAACTCATGGCACTTAAGGAGCATATGAAAGCCCAAAACCTGAATCTGCGCTCCACCAAAAATTCCTTCGACAACGACGGACAAATCGACCTAGTCCTCAAAAGCTTGCAGGACGACCTCAACGAGAGAAATTTGTTGTTGCACTCCAGTTCAGCGGAAAAAATAATGAGCTCCAGTACGTCTCCGGGAAGGATTTTAAGTTCTAGTTCTAGTTTGGACAGCATCCGGCAATGGGGAGACGATGTGGAGCACCAGGGAGGCTGCGAAAGTCCTTGCGAGATGTCCGAAATGGGGGACATTAGACAGAACATGACACAATACGTTCAGGCTGTGACCAGCACCGAGAGTTCGCCTCCGATTTCTTGCGTTTCCAAACTGATTGCAGACAGTGAGAAGGCGGTCCGTCAGAAGGAAACTGATGGTGTGCTAGTGGATTCTGCTACAGatacagtaattaaaattgcttcCACTTTAGTGGAGTTTTACATAACTAAGGTACATGTGACGGAGAACCACATATTGATGcagaatattttgttgaaatgtaTCGAGTTTTGGCTCTCAAACAATCTACCAGTTGCAGCTTTGGAAAACGTTCTGTTGAAAAATATGGACAAGTACTTTTACCCCCTGTCGATTTTGTTGTTTTGCAAAAACTACGGTAACAACGATGACGagattatcaaagaaaatgacTCGAAGAATTCCGCTTGTTTCCTTAAAGAATTTTCCACCAAGTTTTGCCTTCAATTGTGTTCCATGGTTTTAGAGAATGTTAACAAATCGTGA
- the LOC109601389 gene encoding uncharacterized protein LOC109601389 yields MLFSPAARLLNSENSETKVLKKVGNNLSVRKPFADKDVNGKSPVKSPKKLGKTPAKKAPQPQEFSIEDFTCSYKTEDDFEDEFWLNPKEQLENDLKYYCYGAGGLETPPPEFEPTFEEVPISPLQVSDDPFEIFHKEVCKKLEEHQFELEDIDITYIDYDEFNDSV; encoded by the exons ATGTTGTTTTCACCGGCAGCACGTTTGTTGAATTCGGAGA ACTCCGAAACTAAGGTTCTCAAGAAAGTCGGCAATAATCTTTCAGTTCGCAAGCCTTTTGCGGATAAAGATGTGAACGGTAAATCACCAGTGAAATCACCCAAAAAACTGGGAAAAACGCCCGCCAAAAAGGCCCCCCAACCACAAGAATTTTCCATCGAAGACTTCACTTGCTCATATAAAACAGAGG ATGATTTTGAAGATGAATTTTGGCTAAACCCCAAAGAGCAACTTGAAAATGACctcaaatattattgttatggaGCTGGAGGTTTAGAAACTCCTCCTCCAGAGTTTGAACCAACATTTGAAGAAGTACCTATATCTCCACTGCAAGTTTCTGATGATccatttgagatatttcataaaGAGGTATGCAAGAAACTTGAGGAACATCAGTTTGAACTTGAAGATATTgatataacatatattgatTATGATGAATTTAATGATTCTGTTTAA